The Lysinibacillus irui sequence CGAAGCAAAACATGACAACGACTGAAAGGGGGAATTATTATGCACAATGAACCACTCGCTTTTCGAATGCGTCCTTTAACCCTTGATGAGATTGTTGGTCATCAGGATTTCATTGGTCCCAACACAGCCCTTTATAAAATGATTCAAAACGAACATGTACCTTCGATGTTGCTATACGGAGAGCCCGGCATTGGTAAAACATCTATCGCGAATGCTATTGCAGGAAGCTCAAAGCTCCCTTTCTTTGCACTGAATGCAACTCGTGCTGGTAAAAAAGATGTGGAAGATATTGTACAAGAAGCTAGAATTTCCGGAAAAGTACTCCTTTTTTTAGATGAGATTCATCGTTTCAATAAATTACAGCAGGATACTTTATTACCACATGTTGAAAACGGCTCCATTGTATTGATTGGTGCTACAACGGAAAATCCTTACCATGATGTGAATCCAGCTATCCGTTCACGTTGTGGGGAGATTTATCAACTAAAACGGCTAACAAAAGATCATTTAATTGAGCTTATAAAAAAAGCTCTAGCGGATGAAAAACGAGGCCTTGGTAAATATCATTTTGCATTAACTGATGCTCAAATCGAACAAATTGCTGGAGCAGCTAATGGAGATGCACGAAAGGCATTGACTTTACTTGAATCTATTTACTATGCAAGCGATGAGGTGGATGGGCAAGCCATTGCAGCTGACCACATCATTGAGCACCTCATTAGCCGCATTGGTGTTTATGGCGATAAAAAAGGTTCTCATTTTTATAATTTACTATCTGCCTTGCAAAAATCTGTACGAGGTAGTGACACAAATGCCGCTTTATATTATTTAGCGCATTTATTAGAAACAGGTGATTTAGTAGCTGTCTGCAGACGACTCCTTGTTATGGCCTACGAAGACATAGGTTTAGCCAATCCTGAAGTCGGCCCTCATATGTTGGCAGCAGTCCAAGCAGCAGAACGACTCGGATTACCAGAAGCGCGAATACCACTTGCAAGTGCTGTTATTGAAATGTGTTTATCATCCAAATCCAATTCCGCTATTGCTGCAATTGATGCTGCCATAACGGCCATTCATGAAGGGAGAACAGGTGATATTCCACACCATTTACGCGATGCTCATTATGAAGGTGCGAAAGATTTAGGGCATGTCGGCTACCAATACCCACATAACACGCCGATTGGCACTTTTGGCGGTTGGGTGGATCAGCAATATTTACCCGATGAGCTTGTAGGAACAGAATTTTATAAACCGGTGATTGCTGGTGAAGAAAAACGAATGGCAGGCATTTACGAAAAGCTCAAATCATTTCATCAATAAAAGCACAAAAGCAAAGTCACGATTGCTAGTGACTTTGCTTTTTTTATAATGAAGACTACACTGGCAATCATCCTGTAAAGCTCGGGTTATTAGTTGTGTAACGTTCCTTGTAAAATTGTTTTAAAGGTTCAGCTATATGGCGAAGCGATGGCAAAATGGATTCTTCTCCATCTTCTTCATTTGCCTTACTATGCAAAAAAACAATTAAATTATACGATTGATACAATAAACTTGCGAACTCTTGATTGTTTTCTCTTACTTCAAAGCGAATGGCTTTTACAGCAACTGCTTCTGCAATTTTTTGTTCCCTTGTTTCAAAAAACTCCTCATCAAGTACTTCATCATCTGACACCCGATATAATAGTTTTAATGAACCATATACTTCTTGATTGTTACTAAAACGATCCTTTAACCACTGCAAGACAAATTGTAAAAGAATAACGGCATAAATAAGGGAAAGACATTCATCATCTCGTGACTTTTCAGCTAAACGTTGAAAGTATTCTGCTTGTGTAACTAACTCAAAAAGAATTAAACGGATTGGAAATAGCATGGCATGACCGCTATTGACGTATAATTTATCTCGATCCCTATACAGCGCCAACCAAATATCTTTGACTAATGAAATCGATTTTCTTGTAGAAAGAGCTAATTGACATTGAATCAACTCATGCTCAATCGTTGAGTGGATAAGTCGTTGAAATAGATGCTCATCTTCCTCGCTGATTAGTAATAGTGGTTTTTCCAAATTCGCCAGATCTATTTCTATTCCGTTTACTATCATTGCCTAGCCCCCTTCCAATAAGTTTGACAACATCAAATAGAGTGAGCATATGTACTACCAATTTTTTAACTAATTCGACAAAAATTCATAAATACCTTTTAAAAAAACATGTCTTTTTTATGCTTGTATAAAAAAAGAATCTACAAGACTTAATAAGCAAGTAAATCGATTATCTTCTACACCGTACACTGTAGAAAAAGCTAGAATTAATTGAATAAGTTATGTAGATTCTTGTCTAATATGCTATTTTCTGAAAATAGATGGTCTAGTCTTGTCTATGCTGACAGTTCTTGATCAACAAATAATTTAAACTGTTTTAGACAGCTCTTCACATCACCTTTTTGGGACAACACTTCATCGCGTATTATTGTCGTTTTTTCTTCATCCTCTAGCACTTCCGCTAAAAGGGCCAAGATATCTGTTAATAATTGTTCATTCTCTTCCTGTTCGATACTTGGTAAAGAATAGGCAGCTATTGTTAATAAACGCTCCACTTTTTCAGGTGTTTTTTGTAAAGCATTTGAGGAATAATAAGTCGATGCTGCTAAAAAGTAACATAATTTTGCACAGCAATCGATAAATAAATGCCAATACGTATTCGCACTTGGTAATTCTCCAGCACGCTGATCAATATACGCCTTATAATATGTTGTTACTTGTGTATATAAAGGATTTAATTCTCTCATGGCTTTCGGATAATTGTTGGAGGTATCCAAATAGTCAAATACAATGGCATTCATTTTCTCTTGAAGTTTAACAATATCTAAATGATCACGAATTACTTGAATTTCCATTTTCCCACTCTCCCATATGTCATTTGTTGTTTTCGCATTTTGCTATTCATTGAGTAGCAATGAGCAACCCAAACAAACTGATCGATTATCTTATGGATGATTCAAATTATAGCAATAAACCATATGAAGAAGTGTAGACATGAAAAAAATAAGACAATTTCGTGAATTAATAGCATTTTATGTACATAAGAGGAACTATTTTGGTAAAATTATACCCTTTGTACATATTCATCAAATAACCATTGTTCCTGTGCTTGATCAACAATTTCGAGAATACTACCCTGCATATATTTTTTAATGCGCTTTTTTGGTGTATAAAAATAAGCATTATTCCTAATTAACCACTCACTTAATGTTAAATCACCCTCTACATATTGATCTGTTAATATTTTCTTATGGCGCAGAACATCCGCCATTTTATAAAAACCATCTGATAATTCATAAGCCGATACATCGAAATTAAAAATGGGGCTGACAACCTGTCCAACGTCAAAAATATGGATGGTTTGCTTTTCTTCATCTATAGCTAACTCTACTGTGCTAATTTCATCGAAAAGAT is a genomic window containing:
- a CDS encoding replication-associated recombination protein A — its product is MHNEPLAFRMRPLTLDEIVGHQDFIGPNTALYKMIQNEHVPSMLLYGEPGIGKTSIANAIAGSSKLPFFALNATRAGKKDVEDIVQEARISGKVLLFLDEIHRFNKLQQDTLLPHVENGSIVLIGATTENPYHDVNPAIRSRCGEIYQLKRLTKDHLIELIKKALADEKRGLGKYHFALTDAQIEQIAGAANGDARKALTLLESIYYASDEVDGQAIAADHIIEHLISRIGVYGDKKGSHFYNLLSALQKSVRGSDTNAALYYLAHLLETGDLVAVCRRLLVMAYEDIGLANPEVGPHMLAAVQAAERLGLPEARIPLASAVIEMCLSSKSNSAIAAIDAAITAIHEGRTGDIPHHLRDAHYEGAKDLGHVGYQYPHNTPIGTFGGWVDQQYLPDELVGTEFYKPVIAGEEKRMAGIYEKLKSFHQ